The following are from one region of the Candidatus Obscuribacterales bacterium genome:
- the speD gene encoding adenosylmethionine decarboxylase translates to MVVENNVIAQSVAASVVHEAKGMHLLLTLFNCASDLLNDEEQLRKLINKAAVASGATVMKLESQKFEPQGVTAFAVLAESHASLHTYPESRTVFFDCFTCGTTCDPTQCVPVLVDALKPEATQHRYIERG, encoded by the coding sequence ATGGTAGTTGAAAACAACGTCATTGCGCAATCCGTTGCCGCATCTGTTGTACACGAAGCAAAAGGCATGCACCTGTTGCTTACGTTGTTTAATTGCGCTTCTGATCTCCTTAATGACGAAGAACAACTGCGCAAGCTGATAAACAAAGCAGCAGTCGCCAGTGGTGCGACAGTCATGAAACTAGAGTCTCAAAAATTTGAACCTCAAGGTGTCACGGCTTTTGCCGTACTTGCTGAGAGTCATGCAAGTTTGCACACATATCCAGAGTCTAGAACAGTCTTCTTTGATTGCTTCACGTGCGGCACGACCTGTGATCCAACCCAGTGTGTGCCAGTGTTAGTCGATGCACTGAAACCTGAAGCTACCCAGCATCGCTACATTGAACGCGGCTAG
- the acsA gene encoding acetate--CoA ligase, which translates to MKVETPQKKETAVTEHEKHPKAPKQEIIKKFPVKVNLENYEEAYANFDWADAKKELSYFAGGKINAAYNAVDRHMHDGRRNKVALYCIDAKNKLEKYTFQDIYHLSNRMGNALKDLGVKKGDRVFVFLPRILELYVATIGIAKVGGVVGPLFSAFGPDALRDRLQDSQAKVLITTPELKGKIDGIKDQLPDLEYVVVVGAEQSKLGPGELSFDALMKEASPELKCEQLDPEHPLYLLYTSGTTGKPKGVLHVHNDIIGHHMTSKWVLDLRDDDVYWCTADPGWVTGTVYGIFGPWSNGASVVTYEGRFDAQSWYEVIDRMRVTVWYTAPTALRMLMKAGDEIVYQNSLNSLRHILSVGEPLNPEVVRWGMKVYGLPIHDNWWQTETGMQLIANLPCMPIKPGSMGKPLPGVEANVVDDEGNPVEPGQLGRLVVRPGWPSMLREVWRNEEKFNEYFRIKGWYFSGDNAWIDEEGYFWFVGRADDVINTAGHRVGPFEVESALVEHPAVAEAGVIGKPDKERGEIIKAFVVLANGFSESSDLLDEIKEFTKKNLAAHAYPREIEIRDTLPKTRSGKIMRRLLKAWELGLPTGDTSSLEED; encoded by the coding sequence ATGAAGGTGGAAACGCCACAGAAAAAGGAAACGGCCGTGACAGAACACGAAAAACATCCTAAGGCGCCCAAGCAGGAAATCATCAAGAAATTTCCGGTCAAGGTCAATCTAGAAAATTACGAAGAAGCTTATGCCAATTTTGACTGGGCAGATGCGAAAAAAGAACTCTCCTATTTTGCCGGCGGCAAAATAAACGCCGCCTACAACGCTGTCGACAGACACATGCACGACGGTCGTCGCAACAAAGTTGCCCTCTACTGCATCGACGCCAAAAACAAGCTCGAGAAATACACCTTCCAAGACATCTACCACTTGTCCAATCGCATGGGCAATGCATTGAAAGATCTCGGAGTCAAAAAGGGCGACAGAGTATTTGTATTCTTGCCCCGCATACTTGAACTCTACGTTGCCACTATTGGTATTGCCAAAGTCGGTGGTGTAGTAGGTCCTCTATTTTCGGCATTCGGTCCGGATGCCTTGCGCGACAGACTGCAAGACAGCCAAGCTAAAGTGCTCATCACCACTCCTGAACTCAAAGGCAAGATTGACGGCATCAAAGATCAATTGCCGGATTTGGAATACGTCGTCGTTGTTGGTGCAGAGCAAAGTAAACTTGGCCCAGGTGAATTGAGTTTTGATGCATTGATGAAAGAAGCATCCCCTGAACTCAAATGCGAACAGCTTGATCCAGAGCATCCGCTCTATTTGCTTTACACCTCAGGTACAACCGGCAAACCAAAAGGCGTTTTACACGTACATAACGACATCATCGGACATCACATGACGTCCAAATGGGTGCTTGATCTTCGCGATGATGATGTTTACTGGTGCACGGCTGATCCAGGTTGGGTAACTGGGACTGTATACGGCATTTTTGGACCTTGGTCCAATGGCGCATCCGTTGTTACCTACGAAGGTCGCTTCGATGCTCAAAGCTGGTACGAAGTAATTGACCGCATGCGCGTTACCGTCTGGTACACAGCACCAACGGCCTTGCGCATGTTGATGAAAGCAGGCGATGAAATTGTTTATCAAAACAGTCTCAATAGCTTGCGTCATATCTTGAGCGTTGGCGAACCATTAAACCCCGAAGTTGTACGTTGGGGCATGAAAGTTTACGGACTGCCAATTCACGACAACTGGTGGCAAACAGAAACCGGCATGCAACTAATTGCTAATTTGCCTTGTATGCCGATTAAGCCAGGCTCAATGGGCAAGCCATTGCCGGGCGTAGAAGCCAACGTCGTCGACGACGAGGGAAATCCAGTCGAGCCCGGTCAATTAGGACGCTTAGTTGTCAGACCAGGCTGGCCCTCTATGCTGCGTGAAGTCTGGCGCAACGAAGAGAAGTTCAACGAATATTTCCGCATTAAAGGCTGGTACTTCTCCGGCGACAATGCTTGGATCGATGAAGAAGGTTATTTCTGGTTTGTCGGTCGTGCCGACGATGTGATCAACACGGCAGGGCATAGAGTCGGGCCATTCGAAGTTGAATCCGCACTAGTTGAACACCCGGCAGTAGCCGAAGCCGGCGTTATTGGTAAACCGGACAAAGAGCGCGGCGAAATTATCAAAGCCTTTGTTGTCCTCGCCAATGGTTTTTCAGAATCATCAGATCTTCTAGACGAGATCAAGGAATTCACAAAGAAGAACCTCGCTGCTCACGCTTATCCTCGCGAAATTGAAATCCGTGACACACTGCCCAAGACTCGTTCCGGCAAAATTATGCGACGCTTATTGAAGGCGTGGGAATTAGGGCTGCCGACAGGCGATACATCTTCACTGGAAGAAGACTAA
- a CDS encoding YaiI/YqxD family protein yields the protein MRIWVDADACPTAVRDVIAVAAHKHGVATVYVANKKLAVPVSPHISFVQVAPASDAADVYIQDNAEKFDLVVTQDIPLAHAVVTKGAVAISPHGEKFTPDNIGERISMRNLMQDLRDSGTITGGPKQFSERDKREFANTFNNELVKLLRMTSK from the coding sequence TTGCGAATTTGGGTTGACGCTGATGCTTGTCCAACAGCAGTAAGAGACGTTATCGCAGTTGCTGCGCACAAACACGGCGTGGCTACAGTTTATGTCGCCAACAAAAAGCTCGCGGTGCCGGTTTCGCCTCATATCAGTTTCGTTCAGGTAGCGCCAGCTTCCGATGCAGCAGATGTCTACATTCAAGACAATGCTGAAAAGTTCGACTTAGTCGTGACCCAGGACATTCCCTTAGCACATGCTGTCGTCACTAAAGGTGCGGTTGCCATAAGTCCGCATGGTGAAAAATTCACACCAGACAATATTGGTGAGCGCATATCAATGCGCAACCTCATGCAAGACTTGCGCGACAGCGGAACCATAACGGGCGGTCCCAAACAATTTTCTGAGAGAGACAAACGCGAGTTTGCCAATACATTCAACAATGAATTGGTCAAACTGCTTCGGATGACATCCAAGTAA
- a CDS encoding bifunctional folylpolyglutamate synthase/dihydrofolate synthase produces the protein MQKFMEDAGNIQDQLVSLHIGGTNGKGSTSAILESVLHASGLKVGCFTGPHLLRWNERFHLNGKAISDDEFAELATRLRLESEAFGSKYPEMGPLTWFEFLTAMAFIYFVENKVDVAVFEVGLGGRYDATNVLSKPVATAITNVDLDHTQILGDTVSQIASEKAGIIKPAVPIVTAAIGDALKEIESAARAKDAPITKLPQDLSSMPWIESALDELSLVGKHQRTNALVAVAVIDAARHDKRFAVPSLTKEIVISGLKDVYWAGRLQYLPERNLILDGAHNPAGTKALRSALDQNFADKQRIFILGAFANKDVEGLLSNLLRPNDFVIATEVAAKRQVMSSSQIANLVKQFGCDVVCVSDVEKALQVASKQCTKDHVVVATGSFYVVKECMLALGWNSVEDGRSITNRVPSASPST, from the coding sequence ATGCAGAAATTCATGGAGGACGCTGGAAATATTCAAGACCAGCTAGTCAGCCTACATATTGGTGGCACCAATGGTAAAGGTTCAACATCGGCAATTCTGGAAAGTGTTTTACATGCATCCGGATTGAAAGTTGGTTGTTTTACCGGCCCACATTTACTACGTTGGAATGAAAGATTTCACTTAAACGGCAAAGCTATTTCTGATGATGAATTTGCCGAACTGGCAACCAGATTGCGCCTTGAGTCGGAAGCTTTCGGCAGCAAGTATCCGGAGATGGGACCGCTTACTTGGTTTGAGTTTCTTACAGCGATGGCCTTTATTTATTTCGTGGAAAACAAAGTTGATGTTGCTGTTTTTGAAGTTGGTTTGGGCGGGCGTTATGACGCAACAAATGTTTTGTCGAAGCCTGTAGCAACTGCAATTACCAACGTTGATCTTGATCACACGCAAATACTTGGTGACACTGTAAGTCAAATTGCTTCCGAGAAGGCGGGTATCATAAAGCCTGCTGTGCCGATAGTTACTGCTGCAATTGGGGATGCGCTGAAAGAAATTGAGTCTGCTGCCCGTGCAAAAGATGCGCCGATTACAAAGCTGCCTCAAGATCTTTCATCTATGCCCTGGATTGAATCGGCTTTAGATGAGCTGTCTCTTGTCGGTAAACACCAAAGAACAAACGCTTTGGTCGCAGTAGCTGTTATCGATGCAGCGAGGCACGATAAGCGATTTGCAGTGCCTTCTCTCACAAAAGAAATTGTTATTTCCGGACTAAAAGATGTTTATTGGGCAGGTCGTTTGCAGTATTTGCCCGAACGTAATTTGATTTTGGATGGCGCTCACAATCCGGCAGGAACAAAGGCACTGCGGTCCGCCCTTGATCAAAACTTTGCCGACAAGCAACGCATTTTTATACTGGGTGCTTTTGCCAATAAAGATGTTGAAGGATTGCTTTCAAATCTTTTGCGCCCGAATGATTTTGTTATTGCCACGGAAGTTGCCGCGAAAAGGCAAGTGATGTCATCTTCGCAAATTGCTAATTTGGTGAAGCAATTTGGTTGCGACGTCGTGTGTGTAAGCGATGTGGAAAAAGCATTGCAGGTTGCTTCTAAGCAATGCACTAAAGATCATGTCGTAGTAGCGACTGGATCTTTTTACGTGGTTAAGGAATGCATGCTTGCTTTAGGTTGGAATTCAGTCGAGGACGGAAGGTCAATTACGAATCGAGTTCCTTCTGCGTCTCCTTCAACTTGA
- a CDS encoding SDR family NAD(P)-dependent oxidoreductase, producing MTTKLGGKVALITGASSGIGEATALALSAEGADISLVARRTHRLESVAQTISTNKGKSLTIAADITDPKEALRAVNETREHFGRVDILVNNAGIMLLGPIDGANIEDWQRMVNINIMGLMYCTHAALPIMKQQGEGHIINMSSVAGRIITGGSAVYNATKWYVNTFSEALRQEVYQDKIRVTSIEPGAVATELTDHITVPEVKDRIKKWIGSMRALTAKDIADTVVFAATQPPHVSINEILVRPTDQSL from the coding sequence GTGACGACAAAATTGGGAGGTAAAGTAGCCCTAATTACTGGAGCCTCTTCAGGGATAGGCGAGGCAACAGCCCTGGCTCTCTCAGCAGAAGGCGCCGATATTTCATTGGTTGCCCGTCGAACACACAGACTGGAATCAGTTGCACAAACAATTTCCACCAACAAGGGCAAATCGCTGACCATTGCTGCAGACATAACGGATCCCAAAGAAGCGCTGCGAGCAGTGAATGAAACAAGAGAACATTTCGGACGCGTGGACATTCTGGTTAATAATGCCGGCATCATGCTGCTTGGACCAATTGACGGAGCCAATATTGAAGATTGGCAGCGCATGGTGAATATCAACATCATGGGGCTTATGTATTGCACCCATGCCGCTTTGCCCATCATGAAACAGCAAGGCGAAGGTCACATCATCAACATGTCATCAGTAGCCGGGCGCATAATTACCGGCGGCTCGGCTGTATACAACGCCACCAAATGGTACGTGAACACTTTCAGCGAGGCTCTCCGCCAAGAAGTTTACCAAGACAAAATACGAGTGACGAGCATCGAACCTGGCGCTGTAGCAACAGAGTTAACCGACCATATTACGGTGCCTGAAGTAAAAGACCGCATCAAGAAATGGATAGGCTCAATGCGCGCACTAACCGCCAAAGACATCGCCGACACGGTTGTCTTTGCTGCAACGCAACCACCACACGTCAGTATCAATGAAATTCTCGTCCGCCCAACCGACCAGAGTCTATAA
- a CDS encoding NUDIX hydrolase, producing MALYTREDTQTSKRIYEGAIINLREDTLKNPHGSCVRAVVEHNGGVFIACQPEPDKVILIKQYRYSIDEVLIELPAGRIEIGEDPLPCAQRELIEETGYKASNWRELSRMFTAPGFCDEILYLYLATDITFVGKNLDHDEETEVMIVPVKEAWQLVTEGKIRDAKTIAGLGMLREF from the coding sequence ATGGCTTTATACACCCGTGAAGATACGCAAACTTCCAAGCGCATTTATGAAGGCGCCATTATAAATCTACGTGAAGACACACTCAAGAACCCACACGGCAGTTGCGTGCGGGCAGTTGTTGAGCACAATGGCGGGGTCTTTATTGCCTGCCAACCTGAGCCTGACAAAGTAATTCTTATCAAGCAATATCGTTACTCTATAGATGAAGTGCTTATTGAGCTTCCAGCCGGTCGCATAGAAATAGGCGAAGACCCATTGCCCTGCGCGCAGCGAGAACTCATTGAAGAAACAGGCTACAAAGCATCTAACTGGCGTGAGCTTTCTCGCATGTTCACGGCACCTGGATTTTGCGACGAGATTTTGTATTTGTATCTTGCAACAGATATAACTTTTGTCGGCAAGAATCTTGATCACGATGAGGAAACAGAAGTAATGATCGTGCCTGTCAAGGAGGCTTGGCAGTTGGTTACAGAGGGAAAAATTCGTGATGCCAAGACCATTGCCGGGCTTGGTATGTTGAGAGAATTTTAG
- a CDS encoding peptidoglycan bridge formation glycyltransferase FemA/FemB family protein, protein MKVERLNNLDPSWDIAQQWEALVRVNSASGFMQSLAWADFKRRQGMRYLHLGLREGEDLVGGAIFYTSHHNKGAGFFMAPEGPVLPWNDKSRAQEGLSLLLKAAESSTGTFDTMAVRIEPRVQFPGPVTFADFGRAPVDLVPRETLYLNIEGAAEDILKAMHPKARYNIGLSHRRGVIVKEDNSPEAIRRFYSVLQEAASRDQFLIEPFKFFTTLWDSLAATGMVKLLFAEYEGETLGALMLVSYGQRSTYLYGGITNKKRNLMAGYALQWAAITEARSAGSSIYDFYGYDQFMAPRNSYAKFSRFKSQFGGQPIRFVGAHDHYFLDRLADVVVRAVNELDLTGMRT, encoded by the coding sequence ATGAAGGTTGAAAGACTAAATAATCTAGACCCTTCTTGGGACATTGCTCAGCAGTGGGAGGCTCTCGTGCGCGTAAACTCGGCAAGTGGGTTTATGCAGAGTCTTGCTTGGGCGGATTTTAAACGCCGTCAAGGTATGAGGTATTTGCACCTTGGACTTAGAGAAGGCGAAGACCTTGTCGGTGGGGCAATTTTTTACACGTCTCACCATAACAAGGGTGCGGGTTTTTTTATGGCGCCGGAAGGTCCTGTGCTTCCTTGGAATGATAAAAGCCGTGCTCAAGAAGGATTGAGTTTGCTTCTGAAAGCAGCAGAATCAAGCACCGGAACTTTTGACACTATGGCCGTGCGCATAGAGCCGCGCGTTCAATTTCCCGGACCGGTGACATTTGCCGACTTCGGTCGCGCTCCTGTGGATCTTGTGCCGCGAGAAACTCTTTACTTAAACATCGAAGGGGCGGCAGAAGACATTTTAAAGGCAATGCACCCGAAGGCTCGCTATAACATCGGCTTGTCGCATCGCCGTGGCGTTATCGTAAAAGAAGACAATTCACCAGAAGCGATTCGCCGTTTTTACTCCGTTTTGCAAGAAGCAGCATCGAGAGATCAATTCTTGATTGAACCATTTAAGTTTTTCACCACATTATGGGATTCACTTGCTGCAACTGGTATGGTCAAATTGCTTTTTGCCGAGTATGAAGGTGAAACACTTGGTGCATTAATGCTTGTTTCATATGGGCAGAGATCAACTTATTTGTACGGCGGGATAACTAACAAGAAGCGCAACCTTATGGCTGGTTATGCATTGCAGTGGGCGGCAATTACTGAGGCGAGGTCAGCCGGAAGTTCTATCTATGATTTTTATGGCTACGATCAGTTTATGGCACCGAGAAACAGCTATGCCAAATTCTCGCGATTCAAAAGCCAATTTGGTGGTCAGCCGATTAGATTTGTCGGTGCCCATGACCATTACTTCTTAGACCGTCTTGCAGACGTGGTAGTTAGAGCAGTAAACGAACTTGACTTAACAGGAATGAGGACTTAA
- a CDS encoding DUF3592 domain-containing protein yields MRRHWNRIILAIVGVFIFVICFTPTAWWAWQGLQIHDWPGTEGVIESTQIEAAFTQELGATEQPEASPYRACFIGYTYTADGTLYHGSVQEPLHMSALNPEFWYEFPKTFKPGRAVVVRYSPENYGNSFLPEIAKVFMWKEFYEGFFNFVWSSSVVVIIYFAFRSHKKVQVGKKKTQS; encoded by the coding sequence ATGCGCAGACATTGGAATCGAATTATTCTTGCCATCGTTGGCGTGTTTATCTTCGTCATCTGTTTTACGCCGACTGCCTGGTGGGCTTGGCAGGGTCTGCAAATACACGATTGGCCTGGTACTGAAGGTGTAATCGAATCCACGCAGATAGAAGCGGCCTTTACTCAGGAGTTGGGTGCGACGGAGCAACCTGAAGCATCTCCTTATCGTGCGTGCTTTATCGGCTACACCTATACTGCCGACGGCACTCTTTATCACGGCAGCGTTCAAGAGCCGCTGCACATGTCGGCACTTAATCCGGAATTCTGGTATGAATTTCCCAAGACTTTCAAACCGGGAAGAGCAGTCGTAGTGAGATACAGTCCGGAAAACTATGGAAATTCTTTCTTGCCTGAAATTGCCAAGGTATTTATGTGGAAGGAATTCTACGAGGGTTTTTTCAATTTTGTCTGGTCATCTTCAGTCGTCGTGATCATCTACTTTGCATTTCGGTCACACAAAAAAGTGCAAGTCGGCAAGAAGAAAACTCAATCGTAA